The following proteins are encoded in a genomic region of Drosophila willistoni isolate 14030-0811.24 chromosome 3R, UCI_dwil_1.1, whole genome shotgun sequence:
- the LOC6648039 gene encoding cytochrome P450 307a1, which translates to MIFALWYSLIGMLFTITFISYVLIMIKTKRKASVLQGGHLSSEKRVCKFKQAPGPKPWPIIGNLDILGQFKHNPFEGFGELTKKYGDIYSLTLGHTRCLVVNNLELIREVLNQNGKFFGGRPDFLRYHKLFGGDRNNSLALCDWSQLQTKRRNLARRHCSPRESSSFFTKMSQIGCNEIDNLMHELGRAIVPGESFDIKPLILEASANMFSQYMCSTRFDYDDTEFKQIVRYFDEIFWEINQGYPLDFLPWLLPFYKNHTKKIVHWSTTIRKFILDRVINQRELNIDLDEPDNDFTDALLKSLKEDKNVSRNTIIFMLEDFIGGHSAVGNLVMLALSYIAKNPTIGHRIQNEVDFVSNNGKRKINLYDMDAMPYTMATIFEVLRYSSSPIVPHVATEDSVIAGFGVTSGTIVFINNYILNMSEKNWTSPDQFEPERFLEEKIDSQGKSEKVFEKRRSSQGSDSGIEFEKEATISTTAQESVKINEACNRPNVYQLRKNIPYFLPFSIGKRTCIGQNLVRGFGFILLANIIQSYNINSVDLSTIKIYPACVALPANCYPLTLAPRV; encoded by the exons ATGATTTTTGCATTGTGGTATTCGTTAATCGGCATGTTATTCACTATAACATTTATATCTTATGTGTTAATtatgataaaaacaaagcGAAAAGCCTCTGTCCTTCAAGGAGGACACTTGTCATCGGAAAAGCGAGTTTGCAAATTTAAGCAGGCTCCTGGACCAAAACCATGGCCAATAATTGGAAATTTAGATATTCTCGGACAATTTAAGCATAATCCATTTGAAGGATTTGGtgaattaacaaaaaaatacggTGACATTTACTCATTGACCCTTGGTCATACACGATGCCTGGTTGTTAATAATCTGGAACTGATACGAGAAGTTCtcaatcaaaatggaaaattttttggCGGACGACCGGATTTTCTGCGTTATCACAAACTCTTTGGCGGCGATCGAAATAACT CACTGGCTTTGTGTGACTGGTCACAACTGCAGACAAAGAGACGTAATTTGGCGAGACGCCATTGCTCGCCACGTGAATCCTCATCGTTTTTCACAAAGATGTCCCAAATAGGCTGCAATGAAATCGATAATTTAATGCACGAATTGGGCCGGGCGATTGTGCCGGGAGAATCCTTTGATATAAAACCTTTAATTCTGGAAGCGAGTGCAAATATGTTTAGCCAGTATATGTGCTCCACGCGTTTCGATTACGACGATACGGAATTCAAGCAGATTGTCAGATATTTTGATGAAATATTCTGGGAGATTAATCAAGGATATCCATTGGATTTTCTGCCATGGCTATTGCCGTTCTATAAGAATCACACCAAAAAAATTGTGCATTGGTCAACAACAATACGAAAGTTCATTTTGGATCGGGTCATCAATCAGAGAGAATTGAATATCGATTTAGATGAACCGGATAATGACTTTACGGATGCATTACTGAAAAGTCTTAAGGAAGATAAGAATGTATCCCGCAATACAATTATTTTCATGTTGGAAGACTTTATCGGTGGACATTCGGCTGTTGGAAATCTCGTAATGTTGGCCTTATCATATATTGCCAAAAATCCAACAATTGGCCATCGAATTCAGAATGAAGTCGATTTTGTGTCGAATAATGGAAAACGGAAAATTAATTTGTACGATATGGATGCAATGCCGTATACTATGGCCACAATATTCGAAGTATTGCGCTACTCTTCATCACCCATTGTGCCACACGTTGCCACCGAGGACAGTGTAATTGCTGGATTCGGTGTTACGAGTGGTACCATTGTCTTCATCAATAATTATATACTAAATATGAGTGAGAAAAACTGGACCAGTCCAGATCAATTTGAGCCAGAAAGATTTTTGGAGGAAAAAATTGACAGTCAGGGTAAATCGGAAAAGGTTTTTGAAAAGAGACGAAGTTCACAGGGATCCGATTCGGGTATAGAATTTGAAAAGGAAGCCACGATCTCGACTACTGCTCAAGAATCAGTCAAAATCAACGAAGCGTGCAATAGACCAAATGTATATCAGCTAAGGAAAAATATTCCATACTTTTTGCCATTTAGCATTGGCAAACGTACTTGCATAGGTCAAAACTTGGTAAGAGGATTTGGTTTCATTTTACTAGCAAATATCATACAGtcatataatataaatagTGTGGATCTTTCCACAATAAAGATATATCCAGCATGTGTAGCTTTGCCGGCCAATTGTTATCCTTTAACATTGGCACCAAGAGTTTAA
- the LOC6648037 gene encoding spastin encodes MVRTKSSSSSASSSSQKSPIKSNNGAGGGGSSSSHRQSHRTSIDERKSSSHAHSNNSNVSSSSRRAATATSGSSSPEGDDDTTTDDLTPTGSSPRSCNGRGHSSVHKQNLYVVSFPIIFLFNVLRSLIYQLFCIFRYLYGASTKVLYRPHRRDCNIEIVVQNSKEQQLQLQQHQHNQTLSYSLETGGVSGGSGGEQQVQVQPQRIRALQPLEMATNRPGGGYSPGPGDPLLAKQKHHHRRAFEYISKALKIDEENEGHKELAIELYRKGIKELEDGIAVDCWNGRGDVWDRAQRLHDKMQTNLSMARDRLHFLALREEDLQMQRLSLKEKQPAPKQPQRSQTKDPVKQPMLTSLNADPVKMKVRSSGYGPKQNGTSSSRPAPSGQTATGASGRKLTVGTKRPGNLPVTNKSQTLPRNLGSKTTVGAVQRQPAKTAATPPAVRRQFSSGRNTPPQRSRTPINNNASSGSGASTPMVSVKGVEQKLVQLILDEIVEGGAKVEWTDIAGQDVAKQALQEMVILPSVRPELFTGLRAPAKGLLLFGPPGNGKTLLARAVATECSATFLNISAASLTSKYVGDGEKLVRALFAVARHMQPSIIFIDEVDSLLSERSSNEHEASRRLKTEFLVEFDGLPGNPDGDRIVVLAATNRPQELDEAALRRFTKRVYVSLPDEQTRELLLNRLLQKQGSPLDTEALRRLAKITEGYSGSDLTALAKDAALEPIRELNVEQVKCLDISAMRPITEKDFHNSLKRIRRSVAPQSLNSYEKWSQDYGDITI; translated from the exons ATGGTACGTACCAAGTCGTCCTCTTCCAGTGCCAGTAGCAGCAGCCAAAAGTCCCCCATCAAGTCAAACAACGGGGCTGGTGgaggcggcagcagcagctcccACCGCCAATCGCATCGCACTTCGATCGATGAACGAAAGTCTAGCTCCCACGCACACTCCAACAACTCCAACGTGTCGTCCTCAAGTCGACGTGCCGCTACCGCGACCTCGGGGAGCTCCTCCCCTGAAGGTGACGACGACACAACCACAGATGATTTGACGCCAACAGGCAGCTCCCCAAGAAGCTGCAACGGCAGAGGGCACTCGTCAGTGCATAAACAAAATCTTTACGTTGTTTCGTTCCCCATTATCTTTCTGTTTAACGTTCTGCGCTCGCTGATTTATCAGCTGTTCTGCATTTTTCGTTATTTATACGGTGCCAGCACAAAGGTGTTGTACCGACCTCATCGTCGCGACTGTAATATTGAGATTGTCGTGCAAAATTCAAAGGAGCAACAGCTGCAAttgcagcagcatcagcacaACCAAACCCTTAGCTATTCACTTGAAACGGGTGGAGTTTCAGGGGGATCGGGAGGTGAGCAGCAAGTCCAGGTCCAGCCACAACGTATTCGCGCCTTACAGCCCCTGGAGATGGCAACCAATCGTCCAGGTGGAGGCTATTCACCTGGTCCTGGTGATCCTTTGTTGGCGAAGCAAaagcatcatcatcgtcgtgcCTTTGAGTACATATCCAAAGCGCTCAAGATTGATGAGGAAAATGAAG GACATAAAGAACTAGCCATTGAGTTGTACCGCAAAGGTATAAAGGAGCTGGAGGATGGCATTGCTGTGGATTGCTGGAATGGTCGTGGTGATGTTTGGGACCGTGCCCAACGATTGCACGataaaatgcaaacaaatcTCTCCATGGCCAGGGATCGCCTGCACTTTCTTG CGTTGCGTGAGGAAGATTTGCAAATGCAGCGTCTGTCGCTCAAAGAGAAGCAGCCTGCTCCAAAACAGCCTCAGAGGTCGCAGACCAAAGACCCTGTTAAGCAACCAATGCTGACAAGCTTGAATGCGGATCCTGTCAAAATGAAAGTACGCAGCAGTGGATATGGACCCAAACAGAATGGGACTTCTAGTTCAAGGCCCGCTCCTAGCGGCCAAACAGCAACGGGGG CGTCTGGACGCAAACTAACTGTAGGCACTAAACGTCCTGGTAATTTGCCAGTGACCAACAAATCACAAACTTTACCACGCAATTTGGGTTCAAAGACAACAGTGGGAGCCGTGCAACGACAGCCAGCAAAAACAGCAGCCACACCACCAGCCGTTCGACGTCAATTT TCCTCTGGACGAAATACACCTCCTCAGCGTTCACGAACTCCTATCAATAATAATGCCTCAAGCGGCAGTGGTGCCAGTACACCTATGGTCAGTGTTAAAGGAGTAGAACAGAAGCTGGTGCAACTCATTCTTGACGAAATCGTCGAAGGTGGAGCCAAAGTAGAGTGGACAGACATTGCCGGTCAAGATGTAGCGAAGCAGGCGCTTCAGGAAATGGTAATACTGCCATCTGTGCGGCCAGAGCTGTTTACGG gtttgcGTGCTCCAGCTAAAGGTTTGCTTCTATTTGGCCCACCTGGCAATGGAAAAACTTTACTGGCCCGTGCCGTGGCTACAGAATGTAGCGCAACCTTTCTAAACATCTCGGCTGCCTCTCTCACCAGCAAATATGTGGGAGATGGAGAAAAATTGGTACGAGCACTGTTTGCTGTTGCTCGTCATATGCAACCATCAATCATTTTTATTGACGAAGTAGACTCGCTGCTTTCTGAGCGCAGCAGTAATGAACATGAGGCTTCACGACGCCTAAAAACAGAGTTTCTGGTGGAATTCGATGGCTTGCCTGGTAACCCCGACGGTGATCGCATTGTAGTTCTCGCGGCCACCAATCGACCGCAGGAGCTAGATGAGGCTGCTCTACGCCGTTTCACGAAGCGCGTCTATGTTTCACTGCCTGATGAACAGACACGTGAGTTACTCTTGAATCGTCTACTACAGAAGCAGGGAAGTCCGCTGGACACGGAAGCCCTGCGAAGATTGGCCAAGATTACTGAAGGTTATTCTGGCTCTGATTTAACCGCCTTGGCCAAAGATGCCGCCCTAGAGCCCATACGTGAATTGAATGTGGAGCAAGTGAAGTGTCTTGATATAAGTGCTATGCGACCAATCACTGAAAAGGATTTCCACAATTCTCTAAAACGTATTCGTCGCTCTGTTGCCCCGCAGAGTCTCAACTCCTATGAGAAATGGTCACAGGATTATGGCGACATAACTATATAG
- the LOC6648040 gene encoding cholesterol 7-desaturase nvd — translation MITMDLQSYSLLFLQLGELIEYINLSVVLTLFVVILTTILFYWMFYVPFNWTKHMNDVSYSEVLKSENLSSGAHKRDAINRLRKARKIGSKELPPPFPNGWYGILESSNLKPGGVKYVSCLGEHFVVYRTETNEVFILDAYCPHLGANLGIGGRVVGDSIECPFHQWRFGGTDGKCKHIPYSTSVPQGSKVRKWTSQEFNDFIFVWYHADTTEKPWDLVASVNKMNNDFVFHGRNEFYVNCHIQEIPENGADLAHFGAIHNESIFAGSLTPKTSMLSRFGYHLWAASWSSSKGPDKHIAEVTLSHKLEIFKNLYCFQMDVSGKQIGPSYVNLALYSPTLGHFRILQTITPVEPLMQKVVHRFYGPRWMGPLMKIFIFGESVMFERDMNMWNHKVYRKNPLLVKEDMSLKQFRLWFAQFYENSKSYPEVTNVGW, via the exons ATG aTAACAATGGATCTTCAGTCGTACTCTTTGTTGTTCTTACAATTAGGTGAACTGATTGAATACATTAACCTTTCAGTCGTCTTAAcattgtttgttgttattcttACAACTATATTGTTTTACTGGATGTTCTATGTACCCTTTAATTGGACAAAG CATATGAATGACGTCAGTTACTCAGAAGTATTAAAGTCAGAAAACCTTTCAAGTGGAGCACACAAGCGCGACGCAATAAACCGATTAAGAAAGGCGAGAAAAATTGGTTCCAAAGAATTACCACCACCATTTCCGAATGGATGGTACGGAATTTTGGAATCATCGAACCTTAAGCCTGGTGGGGTAAAGTATGTATCCTGTTTGGGAGAACATTTTGTGGTTTATCGCACAGAAACCAATGAAGTTTTTATATTGGACGCTTACTGTCCTCATTTGGGAGCAAATTTGGGAATCGGCGGACGTGTTGTTGGCGACAGCATAGAATGCCCATTTCATCAATGGCGCTTTGGAGGCACTGATGGCAAATGCAAACATATACCCTACAGCACTTCGG TTCCACAAGGCTCGAAAGTCAGAAAATGGACTTCTCAAGAGTTCAATGACTTTATATTTGTATGGTATCATGCCGATACTACGGAAAAGCCATGGGATCTTGTCGCATCTGTTAATAAAATGAACAACGATTTCGTTTTTCACGGCCGCAAtgagttttatgtaaattgcCATATACAAGAGATACCAGAAAATGGTGCCGATCTTGCACACTTTGGAGCTATTCATAACGAAAGCATTTTTGCCGGAAGTCTTACACCGAAAACAAGCATGTTAAGTAGATTCGGATATCACCTGTGGGCAGCAAG TTGGAGCTCGTCGAAGGGGCCCGATAAACATATTGCTGAAGTTACTTTAAGTCACAAATTGGAAATATTTAAGAATCTTTACTGTTTTCAAATGGATGTTTCCGGCAAACAG ATTGGTCCCTCTTATGTTAATCTGGCTCTGTACTCGCCGACTTTGGGGCATTTCCGAATTCTGCAAACAATTACTCCAGTCGAGCCGTTAATGCAAAAGGTGGTGCATCGATTTTACGGGCCCCGTTGGATGGGTCCGCTCatgaaaatctttatttttggaGAAAGTGTTATG TTTGAGCGTGATATGAACATGTGGAATCATAAAGTTTATCGTAAAAATCCTTTACTGGTTAAGGAGGATATGAGTCTAAAACAATTTCGTTTATGGTTTGCACAGTTTTATGAAAATAGCAAATCATATCCTGAAGTAACCAATGTAGGATGGTAA
- the LOC6648038 gene encoding catenin alpha — MGTLTDFGQIALKWDPKNLEIRTMSVEKTLEPLVLQVTTLVNTKGPSKKKKGKSKRASALVAAVEKATENFIQKGDQIAYENPDITQEMLTAVDEVRKTGDAMSIAAREFSEDPCSSLKRGNMVRAARNLLSAVTRLLILADMVDVHLLLKSLHIVEDDLNKLKNASSQDELMDNMRQFGRNAGELIKQAAKRQQELKDPQLRDDLAAARAMLKKHSTMLLTASKVYVRHPELDLAKVNRDFILKQVCDAVNTISDVAQGKSSQPTDVYSGAGELAAALDDFDEGIVMDPMTYSEKRSRQLLEERLESIISAAALMADADCTRDERRERIVAECNAVRQALQDLLSEYMSNMGQKDNTPGLDRAIDQMCRKTRDLRRQLRKAVVDHVSDSFLETTTPLIDLIEAAKSGNEKKVREKADIFTKHAEKLVEVANLVCSMSNNEDGVKMVRYAAAQIESLCPQVINAASILTVRPNSKVAQENMTAYRQAWEVQVRILTEAVDDITTIDDFLAVSENHILEDVNKCVMALQVGDARDLRATAGAIQGRSARVCNVVEAEMDNYEPCIYTKRVLEAVKVLREQVMTKFDQRVDAAVEALSNNTNKDVDENDFIDASRLVYDGVREIRRAVLMNRSSEDLDTDTEFEPVEDMTLETRSRSSAHTGDQTVDEYPDISGICTAREAMRKMTEEDKQKIAQQVELFRREKLTFDSEVAKWDDTGNDIIFLAKHMCMIMMEMTDFTRGRGPLKTTMDVINAAKKISEAGTKLDKLTREIAEQCPESSTKKDLLAYLQRIALYCHQIQITSKVKADVQNISGELIVSGLDSATSLIQAAKNLMNAVVLTVKYSYVASTKYTRQGTVTSPIVVWKMKAPEKKPLVRPEKPEEVRAKVRKGSQKKVQNPIHALSEFQSPADAV; from the exons ATGGGAACGTTAACAGATTTCGGGCAGATTGCATTAAAATGGGATCCCAAAAACTTGGAAATTCGTACAATGTCTGTGGAGAAAACACTGGAGCCATTGGTTTTGCAGGTGACAACGCTTGTGAATACGAAAGGCCcaagcaaaaagaagaaag GCAAATCAAAGCGGGCCAGTGCATTGGTTGCAGCTGTCGAAAAGGCTACGgaaaattttattcaaaaggGGGATCAAATTGCATATGAAAACCCCGATATTACCCAAGAAATGCTCACTGCCGTGGATGAGGTTCGCAAAACTGGAGACGCCATGAGCATTGCGGCTCGAGAATTCTCAGAAGATCCATGTAGTTCTTTAAAACGTGGCAATATGGTGCGAGCAGCCAGGAATCTCCTTTCAGCTGTAACTCGGCTGCTTATTCTAGCCGATATGGTTGATGTTCATCTCTTGCTGAAATCTCTTCACATTGTTGAGGATGATTTGAATAAACTGAAGAATGCATCGAGCCAAGATGAGCTAATGGATAATATGAGG CAATTTGGACGGAATGCAGGTGAATTGATTAAACAAGCAGCTAAACGTCAACAGGAACTGAAGGATCCACAATTGCGTGACGATTTGGCAGCGGCTCGGGCAATGCTGAAGAAGCATTCAACTATGCTGTTGACTGCATCTAAGGTCTATGTTCGCCATCCAGAGCTAGATCTGGCTAAAGTCAATCGGGATTTCATTTTAAAGCAAGTTTGCGATGCTGTAAACACCATAAGTGACGTAGCCCAAGGCAAATCATCTCAGCCTACGGATGTTTACAGCGGAGCTGGTGAGCTTGCTGCTGCTTTGGACGATTTTGAC GAGGGCATCGTAATGGATCCAATGACGTACAGTGAGAAACGGTCTCGTCAACTGCTAGAGGAACGCTTGGAAAGTATCATAAGTGCAGCGGCTCTAATGGCGGATGCGGATTGTACCAGAGATGAGCGTCGTGAAAGAATTGTTGCCGAATGTAATGCTGTGCGACAAGCTTTACAAGATTTGCTCTCTGAATATATGTCCAAt ATGGGACAAAAAGACAATACCCCAGGACTGGATCGTGCAATTGATCAAATGTGTCGCAAAACAAGAGATCTTCGTAGACAGTTGCGTAAAGCTGTGGTTGATCATGTATCGGATTCATTTTTGGAAACAACAACACCTTTAATCGATTTGATCGAGGCTGCCAAATCGGGAAATGAGAAAAAAGTGCGGGAAAAGGCCGACATTTTCACTAAACATGCCGAAAAGCTGGTTGAAGTTGCCAATCTCGTTTGTAGCATGTCAAACAACGAAGATGGCGTTAAAATGGTTCGATATGCTGCCGCACAAATTGAAAGTCTATGCCCTCAAGTAATAAACGCCGCTTCAATTCTGACTGTGCGTCCCAATTCGAAAGTAGCTCAAGAAAATATGACCGCCTATCGACAGGCATGGGAGGTGCAAGTTCGCATTTTAACTGAAGCCGTTGATGACATTACAACCATTGATGACTTTTTGGCTGTTTCTGAAAATCATATTCTGGAAGATGTAAACAAATGCGTAATGGCTTTGCAAGTTGGTGATGCCAGAGATTTGCGTGCCACCGCTGGGGCTATTCAAGGACGTTCGGCTCGTGTTTGCAATGTCGTGGAGGCTGAAATGGATAACTATGAGCCGTGTATTTATACCAAGCGTGTGCTGGAAGCCGTTAAAGTTCTAAGAGAGCAAG TTATGACTAAATTTGATCAGCGAGTCGACGCTGCCGTGGAAGCACTTTCAAATAATACAAACAAAGATGTTGATGAGAATGACTTTATAGACGCATCTCGTTTGGTGTATGATGGCGTACGTGAAATTCGTCGCGCTGTTTTAATGAATCGA AGCTCAGAAGACTTAGATACAGATACTGAGTTTGAGCCCGTTGAGGATATGACATTGGAGACACGTAGTCGCT CAAGTGCTCATACTGGTGATCAGACAGTTGACGAATATCCAGATATTAGTGGTATTTGTACTGCTAGG GAGGCAATGCGTAAAATGACAGAGGAGGACAAGCAGAAGATTGCTCAACAGGTTGAGCTCTTCCGTAGAGAAAAACTAACTTTCGATTCAGAAGTCGCGAAATGGGATGATACTGGCAATGATATCATATTTTTGGCTAAACATATGTGTATGATTATGATGGAGATGACAGATTTTACCAG AGGACGTGGACCTTTGAAGACCACAATGGACGTTATTAATGCTGCTAAGAAAATCTCAGAAGCTGGTACTAAGCTCGATAAATTGACACGTGAAATAGCAGAGCAATGCCCGGAAAGTAGTACTAAGAAGGACTTGCTGGCTTATTTGCAACGCATTGCTCTCTATTGTCATCAGATTCAGATTACATCGAAAGTCAAGGCGGATGTTCAGAATATTAGTGGTGAACTAATAGTTTCCGGG TTGGATAGTGCGACTTCGTTGATTCAAGCAgctaaaaatttaatgaatgcGGTCGTCCTTACCGTTAAATACTCATACGTTGCATCCACTAAGTACACCAGACAAGGAACTGTCACT tcTCCAATTGTGGTGTGGAAGATGAAAGCACCTGAGAAGAAACCATTGGTAAGACCAGAGAAACCAGAAGAAGTCAGAGCAAAGGTTCGAAAGGGATCACAGAAGAAGGTTCAAAACCCAATACACGCCCTATCTGAATTCCAAAGTCCTGCTGATGCCGTTTAA
- the LOC6648041 gene encoding xaa-Pro aminopeptidase ApepP, with protein sequence MSINKETYILSRIIRFTIRTGLKTRKLSYSQTHFTVVNEMKDTTQILSQLRELMQRAWVPEASSLSAYIVPSDDAHQSEYQCQHDERRAFISGFDGSAGTAVITLEKALLWTDGRYYQQAEKQLDANWTLMKDGLTTTPSVGAWLAKNLPKGSAVGVDPRLFSFRLWKPIETELISAECSLVPIEKNLIDEVWGAEQPPQTSNSLKTLDLKFAGLTIEEKWKIVREKLTEKNSDVLIVSALDEIAWFLNMRGSDIDYNPVFFAYLIIRHEELFLYIDDKKLPQNFNQHQSENKVKITIKPYAFIGQELCQLVSTTKGKFWIAPTSSYYLTALVPKSQRHQEITPICLLKAIKNDVEIKGFVNSHVRDGVALCQYFAWLEKKVQQGEAVDEISGADKLESLRSTKDNYIGLSFATISASGPNGSIIHYHPAKETNRAINDKEIYLCDSGAQYLDGTTDVTRTLHFGEPTQFQKEAYTRVLKGQLTFGATIFPAKVKGQVLDTLARKSLWDVGLDYGHGTGHGVGHFLNVHEGPMGVGIRPMPDDPGLQANMFISNEPGFYQDGEFGIRIEDIVQIVPAQIKNNFANRGALTFHTITMCPKQTKLIIKELLTDLEIKLLNDYHKLVWETLSPILQQEGDSFTLEWLKKETQAI encoded by the exons ATGTCCATAAATAAAGAAACTTATATCTTATCACGAATAATACGTTTTACAATCCGAACTGGACTGAAAACAAGGAAGCTAAGCTATAGCCAAACGCATTTCACTGTTGTCAACGAGATGAAAGACACCACGCAAATTCTGTCGCAACTGCGGGAACTGATGCAGCGGGCTTGGGTGCCTGAGGCCAGTTCTTTGTCTGCCTATATTGTGCCTTCCGATGATGCACATCAGAGTGAATACCAATGCCAACACGACGAAAGACGTGCATTTATTAGTGGCTTCGATGGATCTGCGGGAACAGCAGTAATAACTTTAGAAAAAGCTCTGTTATGGACTGATGGCCGCTATTATCAGCAAGCGGAGAAGCAACTTGACGCCAATTGGACACTAATGAAGGATGGATTAACTACAACTCCATCGGTAGGGGCTTGGTTAGCCAAGAATCTACCCAAAGGCAGTGCTGTTGGCGTTGATCCAAGGCTTTTTTCCTTCCGACTCTGGAAGCCGATAGAAACTGAACTAATTTCAGCTG AGTGCAGTTTGGTGCCCATTGAGAAAAATCTAATTGATGAAGTGTGGGGTGCCGAACAGCCACCACAAACTTCAAACTCCCTTAAGACCTTGGATTTGAAATTCGCTGGACTTACAATTGaggaaaaatggaaaattgtgCGCGAAAAGCTGACCGAAAAGAATTCGGATGTTCTAATCGTTAGCGCTTTGGATGAAATAGCAT GGTTTTTAAATATGCGAGGATCCGACATTGATTATAACCCCGTATTCTTCGCCTATTTAATTATACGTCACGAGGAACTCTTTCTCTATATCGATGATAAAAAACTACCTCAGAATTTCAATCAGCATCAATCTGAAAACAAAGTAAAGATCACCATCAAGCCTTATGCATTTATTGGCCAGGAATTGTGTCAACTT GTGTCTACAACTAAGGGTAAATTTTGGATTGCGCCCACTAGCAGTTATTATTTGACAGCTTTGGTACCAAAATCCCAACGCCATCAAGAG ATAACCCCAATCTGCTTATTGAAAGCAATCAAAAACGATGTGGAAATCAAGGGATTTGTGAATTCTCATGTACGCGATGGAGTTGCATTGTGCCAGTATTTCGCTTGGCTTGAAAAAAAGGTACAACAGGGAGAAGCAGTCGACGAAATCTCCGGAGCTGATAAACTTGAATCGCTGAGAAG CACAAAGGATAATTATATTGGATTAAGCTTTGCGACAATAAGTGCTTCCGGACCCAATGGTTCGATTATACATTATCATCcagcaaaagaaacaaacagagCTATCAATGACaaggaaatttatttatgtgaCTCGGGTGCTCAGTATTT GGATGGCACAACAGACGTGACACGAACTTTGCATTTTGGCGAGCCTACCCAATTTCAAAAGGAAGCATACACTCGAGTTCTTAAAGGTCAATTAACTTTCGGAGCAACAATCTTTCCAGCGAAAGTGAAGGGCCAAGTGTTGGACACTCTTGCCAGAAAGTCGCTCTGGGACGTCGGTTTAGATTATGGCCATGGCACTGGCCACGGTGTGGGTCACTTTTTAAACGTACACGAAGGTCCGATGGGAGTGGGAATTCGACCTATGCCTGATGACCCCGGTCTTCAAGCAAATATGTTTATTTCGAATG AACCTGGTTTCTACCAGGATGGAGAATTCGGAATACGCATTGAAGATATTGTTCAGATAGTTCCAgcacaaattaaaaataatttcgcAAACCGTGGTGCATTGACTTTCCACACAATCACAATGTGCCCAAAACAAACGAAACTTATAATTAAAGAGCTACTGACCGATCTGGAG atCAAGTTGCTGAACGATTATCACAAATTGGTGTGGGAAACACTTTCGCCAATACTTCAACAAGAAGGGGATTCATTTACTTTGGAATGGctgaaaaaggaaacacaGGCAATATAA